In a single window of the Rhineura floridana isolate rRhiFlo1 chromosome 3, rRhiFlo1.hap2, whole genome shotgun sequence genome:
- the LRRN1 gene encoding leucine-rich repeat neuronal protein 1: MAGISFTLSICHLVLGLLLNPFSASSILNNECPQLCVCEIRPWFTPQSTYREATTVDCNDLRLTKIPSNLSSVTQVLLLQSNNIAKTTDELQQLFNLTELDFSQNNFTSIKDVGLSNLTQLTTLHLEENQITEMTDYCLQDLCNLQELYINHNQISTISANAFSGLKNLLRLHLNSNKLKVIDSRWFDSTPNLEILMIGENPVIGILDMNFKPLSNLRSLVLAGMYLTDIPGNALVGLDSLESLSFYDNRLVKVPQLALEKVPNLKFLDLNKNLVHKIQEGDFKNMLRLKELGINNMGELVSVDRYALDNLPELTKLEATNNPKLSYIHRLAFRNVPALESLMLNNNALNAVYQKTVESLPNLREISIHSNPLRCDCVIHWINSNKTNIRFMEPLSMFCAMPPEYRGQQVKEVLIQDSSEQCLPMISHDTFPNHLNLDIGMTVFLDCRAMAEPEPEIYWVTPLGNKITAETLSDKYKLSSEGTLEISNIQTEDSGRYTCVAQNIEGADTRVATIRVNGTLLDGTQVLKINVKQTESHSVLVSWKVNSNVMTSNLKWSSATMKIDNPHITYTARVPVDVHEYNLTHLQPSTEYEVCLTVSNIHQQTQKSCVNVTTKNAAFALDITDQETSTALAAVMGSMFAVISLASVSVYVAKRFKRKNYHHSLKKYMQKTSSIPLNELYPPLINLWESDSEKDKEGSAETKPTQVDTSRSYYMW, encoded by the coding sequence ATGGCTGGGATTAGTTTTACGTTAAGCATTTGCCATTTGGTTCTGGGATTACTCCTAAATCCATTTAGTGCATCTTCCATACTGAATAATGAATGCCCACAATTGTGTGTCTGTGAGATAAGGCCATGGTTTACACCTCAATCAACCTATAGGGAAGCCACAACAGTTGATTGCAATGATCTTCGTTTAACAAAAATCCCCAGTAACCTTTCCAGTGTTACTCAAGTTCTTCTCTTGCAAAGCAACAACATTGCCAAAACCACAGATGAGCTCCAACAGCTTTTCAATTTAACAGAGTTGGATTTTTCACAAAATAATTTTACTAGTATAAAAGATGTGGGGCTGTCAAATCTTACCCAGCTCACTACTTTACATCTAGAGGAGAATCAGATCACAGAGATGACAGATTACTGCTTACAGGATTTGTGCAATCTTCAGGAACTTTATATAAACCATAACCAAATCAGTACCATCTCTGCAAATGCATTCTCAGGCCTGAAGAATCTTTTAAGACTTCATCTTAATTCCAACAAATTAAAAGTTATTGACAGTCGTTGGTTTGATTCTACACCCAACTTGGAAATTCTGATGATTGGAGAAAATCCTGTGATTGGCATATTAGATATGAATTTTAAGCCACTCTCAAATTTAAGAAGTCTGGTTCTGGCTGGTATGTATCTGACTGACATTCCTGGAAATGCTCTAGTAGGCTTGGATAGTCTTGAAAGTCTCTCATTTTATGACAACAGATTAGTTAAAGTTCCTCAACTTGCGCTTGAGAAAGTTCCAAATTTAAAATTTTTGGATCTTAACAAAAATCTAGTCCACAAAATCCAAGAAGGAGACTTCAAAAACATGCTTCGGTTGAAAGAACTTGGAATCAACAATATGGGAGAGCTGGTCTCTGTTGACAGGTATGCACTAGACAATCTTCCTGAACTTACCAAGCTTGAAGCAACAAACAACCCAAAGTTATCTTACATACATCGTTTAGCTTTTCGGAATGTTCCTGCTCTGGAAAGCCTGATGCTTAACAATAATGCCTTGAATGCAGTCTACCAAAAAACAGTGGAATCCCTACCAAACTTGCGTGAAATCAGCATTCACAGTAATCCCCTCAGGTGCGACTGTGTCATCCATTGGATAAACTCAAACAAAACTAATATCCGTTTCATGGAGCCCTTATCAATGTTCTGTGCTATGCCACCAGAATACAGAGGACAGCAAGTAAAGGAGGTGCTAATACAGGATTCTAGTGAGCAATGTCTTCCAATGATTTCTCATGACACATTTCcaaatcatttgaatttggacATTGGCATGACTGTCTTCTTGGATTGTCGGGCTATGGCAGAGCCAGAACCTGAGATTTATTGGGTAACTCCTCTTGGGAATAAAATAACTGCTGAAACTCTTTCGGACAAGTACAAGCTTAGCAGTGAAGGGACTCTGGAAATATCAAATATTCAGACTGAGGATTCAGGAAGGTACACATGTGTAGCCCAGAACATAGAAGGTGCAGATACAAGAGTAGCTACAATAAGAGTGAATGGAACATTGCTAGATGGCACCCAAGTGCTGAAAATAAATGTCAAGCAAACAGAATCTCATTCAGTCCTGGTGTCTTGGAAGGTTAACTCTAACGTTATGACATCCAATTTAAAGTGGTCATCTGCTACAATGAAGATTGACAACCCTCACATTACATATACTGCTAGAGTTCCAGTTGATGTGCATGAATACAACCTCACACACTTGCAGCCTTCCACAGAGTATGAAGTCTGTCTCACTGTATCTAACATCCATCAGCAAACTCAGAAATCCTGTGTTAATGTTACTACAAAAAATGCAGCATTTGCCCTTGACATTACTGACCAAGAAACAAGTACTGCTCTGGCTGCAGTCATGGGATCAATGTTTGCTGTTATTAGTCTTGCCTCTGTTTCTGTCTATGTTGCTAAAAGGTTTAAGAGGAAAAACTATCACCATTCACTGAAAAAGTATATGCAAAAGACCTCCTCTATCCCTCTGAATGAGCTCTATCCTCCACTTATTAACCTCTGGGAAAGTGACAGTGAAAAGGACAAGGAGGGTTCTGCAGAAACCAAGCCAACTCAAGTGGACACATCCAGAAGCTATTATATGTGGTAA